AATAGACTTAAAAAATTATGATATTGAATTATTGGACCAGCTTTTTGAAAATTCAGATTTTATAGCTTATATATCCAGCACTAAAAAAATCGACGCGTTATTAATTGAAAACATAGAAAAAGTAATAAACTCAAAGATAAGAGATACCGAAAAAAAACTTGTAAAAGAGAGTCAAGAAACAGGTCTTATTTTAACAGACTCATTAGCCAAAATAAAAGAGTTATTAAACAATCATAGTTATAGAGAGATTTACACAATTTTTAAAGAAATTGAAAATGTATTGTGGAATGAAAAAGTGAAGGAATATAACGATAAATTAAAGAGCATTGAAACTGTAGCAGAACAGCTGAGTAATGAAAATTTTGATGTTTCTCAACTAAAAACTCAAATCACCATTTTAAAAATAGAATTAGAACAAAAAAATGATAACAATATAAAACAGGCATATTCTGATTTGCAAAATATCTTTGATAATTCAATGAAAGATATAATTGATCAGATACTGGTATATAGCAACACTATTTTGATAGTACTAAAAAAATTAGGCATAGATAAAGAAAGAACTCCATTACCGCGAGAGATCTCTGAAATTATGGATGAACACAAGAAAGCAAATATAGAAGAAGTTTTTAAAAAGTCTTTAATTTTAAGAAAGCAGGTTAACGAGATATTAGAACACAGCGAATCATTGTTTATAGATATGTTATCTATAAAGCAGAGAATAAAAGATATTAAGATACCTGATACAGGAATATTAAACATCGATTTTGAACTTGGGGAAATAAAAAAAGAGTATAGCGAATTTAATTTTGATAGATGCAAGAAGCTGATAGATGAATTATCTGAAAAAATTGATAATGTCATATTTTCTCTAGATATAGATGCTATAACTAAAAAGATAGAAGAACTGTACAAGATATCTCAAACAGTAGGGTTAGGGCCAGAATTTGAAAACGATGCAGTTGTATTCAAAAGACTAATAAACGAAAAGAAGTTTAAAGATGCAAAAACAGTGGCAGAGAAAATTTTCAAAGAAACCGAACAGCAAATTGAATCTTTTTTTTCGCAGAGCTTTTTAAAAATGGACCAGCTTTTAGATACACTAAAGAGCAGATATTTAAAAATTCCATTAGATGAGAATATTCTCGAAGATTCAAAAAAATATTTTGTGAGCCGAGAGTACAGTAAGAGCTTGGAAACTTTAAAAGTATATGAGAACAAAATCAATAACATCAAATATGTTTATGATATTTTAGAACCAGATATAAAGTTAGTTGAGCAAAAAATAAGAGAAGCCAAGAACCTGGAACTTGTGGTACAGGACCTTGAAAATGAGTATGAGAGCATAAAGGCGCAGGTTTCATCTGGCGTTTATACAGAAGCTATCAATAAAGTAAAAGCTATATTATCCAATATTTCAGCACGGTTAAATGAGGCAGTAGATTCAATATTAAATAATGTAAGAGAAGAAATAAACAACGCAAAAGCCAGGAATGTTGATACCACGATAGTGGAAGGACTTTTATCTTCTGCAGAATTAAACCTTAAAAAAGGCAATGATTATGAATCGTTAAAAAGAGGATTTGAAGCATTAGATGAGCTGGGAAAGACAGATATACAGAAAAAAATGGCTAAAAAAATATTTTTAAAAGTTAAAAATGAGATCAACGCCCAGTCCAGTCTTTTAGGTAAGAGAATGATAGAGCAACAGAACGAGATAGAAATATTAGTACGTGCTGGGAAATATACTGAATGTATTGATAGATCTCTGAAACTGTTAGATAATATTCAATATACTATTTTCCTGGTAAACAATATACAAAAAAATTTAGAATATTCTAAGATATTGATTGCAGAGGCACGTGATCTTAACTTAGATGTTAAAGACGTAATGAAGACAATAAGCGAGGCTAAAACTAATTTTGTTGGAGTTAACTATGAAAACTCATTATCTTTAATCAAAAAGTCGACAGATATACTTGAGAAAAGGATATCTGGGTATATGCTCACAAAAGAAAATGAATATCAGAAACTTTTAACAACATATAAAAAATTCGCTAATTTTGAAAAAATAGAAGTTAAAGTCAAAGAGCTAGAAAAAATAAATAAAAAAGATACAGTGGCTATAACCAAAAAAAGAGAAGAGCTAATTAATATAATTAACGAAGAACTAGAAAAATTGGTTAATGAAAGGATAGCATTACTTGAAAATTATATATTATCAGAAAAAAAGTATGACATATTTTATCCGGAACTCATAGATAAAGTCAATAACTTAAAAATGAATGTAAAAAATTTAGAATATGAATATATACTATCTTTTGTGGCAGAATTAATGAAGGAATTTGAAAGAAAGCTTTATGAATACATATTCAACTTTATCAATACTACAAAAACAGAGATAGAAAAATATAAATCATTTGGCATAGACCTGTCGGATATACTCATTAAAGTGTCAGATTTATTGGTAATCTTAGAATATAGCGATTTTGTAAAGATTATGGAAGAAACAAAAAACATCAGCTCTAGTCTAGAGTCTCGTATAAGGGAAGAGATAGAAAAGAGAATGAAGAGTGAACTTGCTGATCTGGAATTTATAAACACTCAAAACGTAAAAAGATTAAAAGAGCTTATAAATATGGCGTTTCAAGGTAAAGAGTATATTCAAGTTCTCAAATATTTAAGTGATGTAAAATCAGTAATTAATAGTTATGAATCTTTACTGAAAGATGCAAGGGAAAAATTTGAGATTTTAAAACAAAAGTTCATGAAAATAAAGATAGAAAATAAAGAAACGTATGTGTTTTTAAATCGGGCTAATGAAATAGCATTACTTATCAATAATAATCCTGAGCTTGCAATTGACAAAATCTCAGAACTATCTGGAGATATAGATAGATTCACAGAGGCACATAATAATATAATCAGTATAAACTTGGAAGCCATTAGCATCATTGAAACTGTTCTTCATGCAAAACTGGAAATAACTAATAACAGCCCAGAGGATACGCTTAACATTCAGATCAAGATAGCTGGTTTGCTATCACAAAGTGAGCCCATAAATATTGAATCAATTAAAGGAAAAGACAAAAAAGAAATGGAAACTGACTTTTCTATAGTTAAAAAGAGCGGAGAACTAGAATTTATTATTACTTTTACAAATTTGGATAAATCATATAAAAGTGAGATTACTGTTCCATTCAATCTGGAGATTGACCCGGGCTACACAATTAAAAAATCTACAGGCACTGAGAGATGTAGCTATTGCAGAGGCAAGATATTCAGCGGGCTAGATTATGTAGAATGTGAGACAGGGGACGCAGCCTATCATGTTCAATGTGCAAAGAGAGCAGGTAAATGCATTATATGCCACAGAGAATTTAATTTTGATAAAATAATATTACCTAAAATCAGTGTAATAACATGATAAAAATGAAAGCAAGATCTGGATTTGCGAAGTCTGGGGTCTACGAATCAAATGACCTAAATTTTACGTTTCCGGGTATTGTAAACATTGCCTCGAAAACAGCCATAAAGTCAGAACTGAAGTTAATTAGAGAAGATGGTAAATTATACTTGAATGGAATACTATTAGATGAAAAAGAAATAAAGAGAAATAGATACATAGAGTTCTATGAAGATTTAGTGATTGTGCCAAATCTCAGCACGATCTTAAAAAAGCATAAAGAATTTGTGAAATATGTAATAGATTTAAGAAAAGAGATAGGGGTCAAAAAAATAATATTTGCACCTTTTATTGGCATACCGTCACAGATTCCAGTTTTAATGTATTTGGGCATTGATCTTATAGATACCTCATATACATATCTGGCTTCTAAAAATGGATATTTATTTACACGATATGGAGCATTCAGAGAAGAGGGCAAAGTTGACGATAACCTGAATTTAATGGCAGAATATATGCAAGAAACGAGAGACGCGATAAACAGAAACAAGCTTAGAGATCTTGTTGAATCCTTGCCAGATCTAACTGCCAAATCTCTGTTAAGGATAACCGATCTATTTTATTATAAAGAAATTGAGCCTTTTTATCCAGTCTGGGAAAAAGAATTGAATGCAGTGCAGTATGACTCACTTTTTCGCGCAGATATAAAAAGATTTATAGAACGTGTTAATGAAAGGTATCATAAGCCCGCTCTATACAACACTCTGTTATTATTACCATGCTCTGCTAAAAAGCCTTATTCAGACTCTAAATCACACCGCTTTTTCAGAAATTTGATAGAGGATACTGGAAAAATGGTCCATGAAGTAATTGTAACTTCACCACCGGCAGTTGTGCCCCGAGAACTGGAAACGGTCTATCCAGCGCAAAATTATGATATCTCTGTAATAGGGTACTGGTATCAGGATGAGGTCAAGCTAATTAGAGAGCAGTTAAAGAGGTATATAGAAAATAACAGGTATGAGCATATTATTGCATATCTGCCAGAAGATTTAGAATTTGTGAGAGACGTGCTCGAAAGCTATGGAGCAAAGATAATAATCGGAAATCTCAGAGATGCTGAAAATATAAAAACCCTGAAAGATTATATATTAAGCTCGAATTCTCCTGCTATTTCAAGGAAGTATCAGATTAAAGAGGAAATAAAAGCTGTTATCAGGTATCAGTTTGGAGATAGTTTTGATAATATATTGGAAAGGCTAACAATTACTGGAAGATATCCCAACATAGATATTTTACTGGATAATGAGCATTTTATGCATTTTAACAGAGATAAAGGAATGGTAACTTTAAGTTTAAAGGCAGCAGAAATTCTGGCAGATAAGCGCAGATACAGTGTGACGATAGAGAATTTCGAGCCTAAAGGCACGGTTTTCGCGGTAGGGGTACTTGATGCTACAGAAGATATACGCAAAGAGGATGAAATTGCAATAATCATTGACGGCAAAGCAGTGGGAGCTGGCACCGCAAAGATGAATTATGCAGATCTGCGATCGCAAGATTATGGAGAAGCGATAAAAATCAGGGCTTTTAAAAAATAGAAAATCAAAAAATTAGATATATCAATAATTAATATTACCTTAAGAAATAGGTAGAGAAGATTGATATGAAAAAATATGAAAATAGGATAATATTGGCACTGGATGTAGTAGATGCTGAAAAGGCCATTAAGATAGCCTCAGAATTAAGAAATTATGTGGATGCAATCAAAATAAACTATCCATTGATATTAGCTCAGGGACTTAACTTTATAAATAAATTAACAGTGCTAAACGATGTGATATGTGACATAAAACTTGCAGATATACCGAATACCAACAAACTTATTGTTCAGGAGATCAAAAAATATAATGTATCTGGCATAATAGTTCATGGTTTTGTAGGCTCAGACTCTGTAAAAACGGCGGTTGAAGAGTTCAAAGGAAGAGATGTATTTGTAGTCGCAGAGATGAGCCATCCCGGAGCTTTAGAGTATATGCAGCCGCACAGTGAGAAAATCGCAATTATGGCAAAAGAAGTAGGTGCAGCGGGAATAATAGTACCTGCTACCAGACCTGATCGAATAAAGATATATAGAAATCTCGTCGGAAACTTAAAAATTTTAACGCCCGGTGTCGGTGCACAGGGTGGAGATGCAAAATTGGCAATTGCCAATGGTGCAGATTACATAATAGTGGGAAGATCACTATATGAATCTAAAGATCCGGTGGCAACAGCCAAGAGCTTAATATTTTCCATAAAATAAGTGATAGAGATTAAAAAAGAACGTTTAAAATGTGAAATAGAAGCACAATAAAGTTAAAATAGTATAAATAATACTGCACAATAAATGATATTAGTCAGATACGGCGAAATAAGTTTAAAGGGTCGAAACAGGGAAGTTTTTGAGGATAAGTTAGTGGAGAATATATATAAACACTTGCACAGAGAAGGACAATCAGCAAACATCAAGAAATATCGTGGTAGAATTTTAGTATATACT
This is a stretch of genomic DNA from Thermoplasmata archaeon. It encodes these proteins:
- a CDS encoding DUF5591 domain-containing protein, yielding MIKMKARSGFAKSGVYESNDLNFTFPGIVNIASKTAIKSELKLIREDGKLYLNGILLDEKEIKRNRYIEFYEDLVIVPNLSTILKKHKEFVKYVIDLRKEIGVKKIIFAPFIGIPSQIPVLMYLGIDLIDTSYTYLASKNGYLFTRYGAFREEGKVDDNLNLMAEYMQETRDAINRNKLRDLVESLPDLTAKSLLRITDLFYYKEIEPFYPVWEKELNAVQYDSLFRADIKRFIERVNERYHKPALYNTLLLLPCSAKKPYSDSKSHRFFRNLIEDTGKMVHEVIVTSPPAVVPRELETVYPAQNYDISVIGYWYQDEVKLIREQLKRYIENNRYEHIIAYLPEDLEFVRDVLESYGAKIIIGNLRDAENIKTLKDYILSSNSPAISRKYQIKEEIKAVIRYQFGDSFDNILERLTITGRYPNIDILLDNEHFMHFNRDKGMVTLSLKAAEILADKRRYSVTIENFEPKGTVFAVGVLDATEDIRKEDEIAIIIDGKAVGAGTAKMNYADLRSQDYGEAIKIRAFKK
- the pyrF gene encoding orotidine-5'-phosphate decarboxylase codes for the protein MKKYENRIILALDVVDAEKAIKIASELRNYVDAIKINYPLILAQGLNFINKLTVLNDVICDIKLADIPNTNKLIVQEIKKYNVSGIIVHGFVGSDSVKTAVEEFKGRDVFVVAEMSHPGALEYMQPHSEKIAIMAKEVGAAGIIVPATRPDRIKIYRNLVGNLKILTPGVGAQGGDAKLAIANGADYIIVGRSLYESKDPVATAKSLIFSIK